One genomic window of Ignavibacteria bacterium includes the following:
- a CDS encoding shikimate kinase, which yields MNKRNNIVLIGFRGTGKTTLAKLLGKKLKRKVFSSDTVIERNERRTIASIIQKNGWKYFRDVESNVLVKLSNENGVIIDCGGGIVLRKKNRELLKRHSFIILLYASAGMIESRIANDENRIRLSKKKSLFEEIESQLFQRKKYYDELADIRFDTTQTPSKIILQRIISRFIKGDSSRRPE from the coding sequence ATGAATAAGAGAAACAATATTGTTCTTATTGGTTTTCGAGGAACAGGTAAAACGACGCTTGCAAAATTGCTTGGGAAAAAATTAAAACGAAAAGTATTTTCATCCGATACAGTCATTGAGCGAAACGAGAGGAGAACAATTGCTTCTATCATTCAAAAAAACGGTTGGAAATATTTTCGTGATGTCGAAAGTAACGTTTTAGTAAAACTTAGTAATGAAAACGGTGTAATTATTGATTGCGGAGGTGGAATTGTTTTACGAAAAAAGAATCGAGAATTATTGAAACGTCATTCGTTCATAATATTATTGTATGCAAGCGCAGGAATGATTGAATCGAGAATAGCAAACGATGAAAATCGTATTCGACTGTCAAAGAAAAAATCCTTATTCGAAGAAATCGAATCGCAGTTGTTTCAACGAAAGAAATATTATGATGAACTTGCAGATATTCGATTTGATACTACTCAAACTCCATCAAAAATAATTCTTCAGAGAATAATTTCACGGTTCATCAAGGGAGATTCTTCGCGTCGCCCAGAATGA
- the aroA gene encoding 3-phosphoshikimate 1-carboxyvinyltransferase — protein MKSEIFESIVIPIQTQHFCRKNISLPPSKSMAQRALICAALAKGKSVLSPRPVGEDCELLLNALRQLGIQIQEHENEVEILGASGELFSSSKIISMGNNGTGVRFLLALSMLSNGKVTIDGSERLRKRPMKEMFDVFRQLAVYFEPSNNSLPVTIHEGNSIGGEIQLDTSRSSQFLSALLLVAPLTKNGLTIHCSKEIVSEYYVGMTIDVMKQFGVHVKRIGNSFYVQPQTYKPKTITLESDLSSASYFFAAAAVTNGEVTIENISRNSLQADVCFLDILEQMNCKIVWKENSATVFGNELSGISVDCNRCPDIVPTIAIVAVFAKGETEIKNVAHLRHKECDRIAVLARELEKIGTAVVELKDGLKIIPNEVHLEKNNLLRRINPENDHRIAMSFAVAGLRIPSVEIMQARCVEKSFPNFWSEFLQ, from the coding sequence ATGAAATCTGAAATCTTTGAAAGCATTGTAATTCCAATACAGACACAGCATTTTTGTAGAAAGAATATTTCTCTTCCTCCGTCGAAAAGTATGGCGCAACGTGCTTTGATATGCGCTGCACTTGCAAAGGGAAAATCTGTTCTTTCACCCAGACCAGTTGGAGAAGATTGTGAATTGCTGCTGAACGCACTGAGACAATTAGGAATCCAAATTCAAGAACATGAGAATGAAGTTGAAATACTTGGAGCGAGCGGTGAATTGTTTTCTTCTTCAAAAATAATTTCGATGGGAAATAATGGAACGGGAGTTCGTTTTCTTCTTGCACTTTCAATGTTATCCAATGGAAAAGTTACGATTGACGGAAGCGAACGATTGCGCAAACGACCAATGAAAGAAATGTTTGATGTCTTTCGGCAACTTGCAGTCTATTTTGAACCGAGCAATAATTCTTTACCTGTAACCATTCACGAAGGCAATAGTATTGGAGGAGAAATTCAACTCGACACGTCGAGAAGTTCACAATTTCTCAGTGCGTTGTTGCTCGTTGCTCCTCTCACGAAAAACGGATTGACAATTCATTGTTCGAAAGAAATTGTTTCGGAATACTATGTTGGGATGACCATTGATGTTATGAAACAATTTGGCGTACATGTAAAGCGAATTGGAAATTCGTTTTATGTACAACCTCAAACATACAAACCCAAAACGATAACACTTGAGTCGGATTTATCGAGCGCATCATATTTTTTTGCTGCTGCTGCAGTTACCAACGGTGAAGTTACCATTGAAAATATTTCTCGAAACTCGTTACAAGCGGATGTATGTTTTTTGGACATTCTTGAGCAGATGAATTGTAAAATTGTATGGAAAGAAAATTCTGCAACAGTTTTCGGTAATGAATTGAGTGGAATTTCGGTTGATTGTAATCGTTGTCCCGATATTGTTCCGACAATTGCTATTGTTGCTGTATTTGCAAAAGGAGAGACAGAGATAAAAAATGTTGCACATCTTCGACATAAAGAATGCGATAGGATTGCAGTACTTGCTCGTGAGTTGGAAAAAATCGGAACGGCAGTCGTTGAACTCAAAGATGGATTGAAAATAATTCCCAATGAAGTTCATTTAGAAAAAAATAATTTACTACGGCGAATCAATCCAGAAAACGACCATCGTATCGCTATGAGTTTTGCTGTTGCTGGATTGCGAATTCCCAGCGTAGAAATTATGCAAGCACGTTGTGTTGAAAAATCATTTCCAAATTTTTGGAGTGAGTTTTTACAATGA
- the aroE gene encoding shikimate dehydrogenase — MKTKLCVSLFVENISETIFNAEKAVQLGAEVIEFRLDTVEQESFLLNDFVQQLKDKNLFPKSIFTVRSPKEFGKWKYSERERKNFFIEIAKHKPAFLDVEFSNGIKFYQQLKSISPKTTFILSSHKKQLSSTQLFSLCEIMKSFNCDVIKIAVETKSFEQTFPIFSLLERAKKENRKLIAIGMGKNGENTRILASKYNAFLTFASLDDSMKTASGQISLEKLLNVYNFKKLNSRTKVFGLIGNPVSHSKGIYVHNEAFRNTHTNAVYVNCEMSTVTQLDKLYSIFDGFSVTAPYKESVIQFLDSISLVANEIGAVNTITKRNGKLFGNNFDGNAFTNSFPKNTRFHNKRIAILGCGGAAKSIVAALKAENANVTIFNRTMAKITQLSKIYSCNVDSLDNFSNAVFDILINTIPFSISKDFPKIFSLAHKNWEKKIVCDIVYNPMETPLLNIAKGNGATIVLGWKMFLNQAVKQFELFTGKKAPISLMKSVLVKSLSDSNAYM; from the coding sequence ATGAAAACAAAACTTTGTGTTTCGCTCTTTGTTGAAAATATTTCTGAAACAATTTTCAATGCTGAAAAAGCAGTTCAATTGGGTGCTGAAGTAATAGAGTTTCGTTTGGATACCGTAGAGCAAGAATCTTTCTTGCTCAATGATTTTGTTCAACAACTAAAAGACAAAAATCTTTTTCCCAAAAGTATTTTCACTGTTCGTTCGCCAAAAGAATTTGGCAAGTGGAAATATTCGGAACGCGAGCGGAAAAACTTTTTTATTGAAATTGCAAAACACAAACCTGCATTTCTTGATGTTGAGTTTTCAAATGGAATAAAATTCTATCAACAACTCAAGTCAATTTCTCCAAAAACTACATTCATTCTTTCTTCTCACAAAAAGCAACTTTCATCTACGCAACTTTTTTCATTGTGTGAAATAATGAAATCATTCAATTGTGATGTAATCAAAATTGCAGTTGAAACAAAATCCTTCGAACAAACTTTTCCAATCTTTTCACTTCTCGAAAGAGCAAAAAAAGAAAATCGAAAACTTATCGCAATCGGAATGGGAAAGAATGGAGAGAACACTCGCATTCTTGCGTCAAAGTATAATGCGTTTCTAACCTTCGCATCGCTCGATGATTCGATGAAAACGGCAAGCGGACAAATTTCTTTGGAAAAACTTTTGAACGTGTACAATTTCAAAAAATTAAATTCGCGAACCAAAGTTTTCGGTTTAATCGGAAATCCGGTTTCACATAGCAAGGGAATTTATGTTCACAATGAAGCGTTTCGTAACACGCATACGAATGCTGTGTATGTAAATTGTGAAATGAGTACTGTAACACAACTTGACAAACTCTATTCCATATTTGATGGATTTAGCGTAACGGCGCCATATAAAGAAAGCGTCATACAATTTCTTGATTCGATTTCATTGGTTGCAAATGAAATTGGAGCAGTGAATACCATCACAAAGCGAAATGGAAAATTATTCGGAAATAATTTTGACGGAAATGCTTTTACAAATTCGTTTCCAAAAAATACTCGATTTCACAATAAGCGAATCGCAATTTTGGGATGCGGCGGCGCAGCGAAATCAATTGTTGCAGCGTTAAAAGCGGAAAACGCGAACGTAACTATTTTCAATCGAACAATGGCAAAAATAACGCAACTTTCGAAAATATATTCTTGCAACGTTGACTCACTCGATAATTTTTCTAACGCCGTATTTGATATTTTAATAAATACTATTCCGTTTTCTATTTCAAAAGATTTTCCAAAAATATTTTCACTTGCACATAAAAATTGGGAAAAGAAAATCGTTTGCGACATTGTGTACAACCCAATGGAAACTCCATTACTGAACATTGCGAAGGGAAACGGCGCAACAATTGTTTTAGGATGGAAAATGTTTTTGAATCAAGCGGTGAAACAATTTGAGTTGTTCACCGGAAAGAAAGCGCCAATTTCTTTGATGAAGAGTGTACTAGTAAAATCGTTGAGTGACAGTAATGCGTATATGTGA
- the aroB gene encoding 3-dehydroquinate synthase, with protein MIKVHLKKTVDDSYSIEIGKGISEQLPVLLKKNFPAFRYIVVSDTNVSKLYGKYFLTLFEQKNLNVFLTPFPAGEKYKTRETKSGIENQIIQRGAGKDSCIIALGGGVVGDVAGFVASTLFRGIPFVQVPTTLLAQVDSSSGGKTAVDHPLGKNLIGAYHQPKHVCIDINFLKTLSRAEYVNGIAEIVKQALIQDEKFFLFLEKEMDNIVSRDETVLKKTIEWNCKLKAKIVEQDERETGPRKILNFGHTVGHAIETLSHYKLRHGYAVSMGMIAESKISQQLGWLKEHDVERIERILMRGKLPTRLPKNCSPHAVLKKMQFDKKAKEGRITYSLIEKLGQCQFNICVENEIAFRCLNDCTVK; from the coding sequence ATGATAAAAGTACATCTTAAAAAAACAGTTGACGATTCGTATTCGATTGAGATTGGAAAAGGAATCAGTGAGCAACTTCCTGTTTTATTGAAAAAGAATTTTCCTGCATTTCGTTACATTGTTGTTTCAGATACCAATGTTTCAAAACTTTACGGGAAATATTTTCTTACTCTGTTTGAACAAAAAAATTTGAATGTATTTCTCACTCCATTTCCTGCTGGTGAAAAATATAAAACACGCGAAACAAAATCTGGAATAGAAAACCAAATCATACAGCGCGGCGCAGGAAAAGATAGTTGTATCATTGCGCTTGGTGGCGGAGTTGTCGGTGATGTTGCGGGTTTTGTTGCATCTACATTGTTTCGCGGAATTCCGTTTGTGCAAGTTCCAACAACATTGCTTGCTCAAGTGGATAGTAGCAGCGGCGGAAAAACTGCTGTTGACCATCCACTCGGAAAAAATTTAATCGGCGCTTATCACCAGCCGAAGCACGTTTGCATAGATATAAATTTTTTGAAAACTCTTTCGCGTGCGGAATATGTGAATGGTATTGCGGAAATTGTAAAACAGGCGCTGATTCAGGATGAAAAGTTTTTTCTGTTTCTTGAAAAAGAAATGGATAACATTGTAAGTCGAGATGAAACTGTTTTGAAAAAAACGATTGAATGGAATTGCAAACTGAAAGCAAAAATTGTTGAACAAGATGAACGAGAAACGGGACCACGAAAAATTCTCAACTTCGGACACACGGTTGGGCACGCAATTGAAACGCTTTCGCATTATAAACTTCGTCACGGTTATGCAGTTTCAATGGGAATGATTGCTGAATCAAAAATTTCGCAACAACTTGGGTGGCTAAAAGAACATGATGTCGAGCGAATCGAACGAATTCTCATGCGTGGTAAACTTCCGACACGTTTACCCAAAAATTGTTCACCTCATGCAGTTCTCAAAAAAATGCAATTTGATAAAAAAGCAAAAGAAGGAAGAATAACATACTCTCTAATTGAAAAACTTGGTCAATGTCAGTTCAATATTTGTGTGGAAAATGAAATTGCGTTTCGTTGCTTGAATGATTGTACAGTAAAGTGA